In a genomic window of Curtobacterium sp. MCBD17_035:
- a CDS encoding SDR family oxidoreductase, whose amino-acid sequence MARGIAVVTGGSAGLGRATVRELAARGWDVAVLARGQEGVDAAVAEVRRAGRRGLALVADVADREAVEAAADRVEAELGPIDLWVNGVMVGVFGSFMDTDPDDFARANQVTYFGFVNGTRAALRHMRPRDRGQVIQVGSALGFRGIPLQAAYCGAKHAIVGFTESVVSELRNEGSNVTVSRVDMPALNTIQFNWVKSKLPHHPQPVAPIYQPEVGARAIATVAERPRPRTWVGESTVYTIIGNRISGRFADWYAARTLVDGQQAPQKDEPMLPDNLYEPVPGDHGAHGIFDDTAHAWSPQTWFVEHRRLGSAILAGAIGVAGVVATATRSVGRGR is encoded by the coding sequence ATGGCTCGTGGGATCGCCGTGGTGACGGGAGGCTCGGCCGGACTCGGCCGGGCGACGGTGCGGGAACTCGCCGCACGGGGCTGGGACGTCGCCGTCCTCGCCCGCGGGCAGGAGGGCGTCGACGCGGCGGTCGCCGAGGTGCGGCGAGCCGGGAGGCGCGGCCTCGCGCTCGTCGCGGACGTCGCGGATCGCGAGGCCGTCGAGGCCGCCGCCGACCGCGTCGAGGCCGAGCTCGGGCCGATCGACCTGTGGGTCAACGGGGTCATGGTCGGCGTGTTCGGCTCGTTCATGGACACCGACCCGGACGACTTCGCGCGGGCGAACCAGGTGACGTACTTCGGGTTCGTCAACGGGACCCGTGCCGCACTGCGTCACATGCGGCCGCGGGACCGCGGACAGGTGATCCAGGTCGGCTCCGCGCTCGGGTTCCGCGGGATCCCACTGCAAGCGGCGTACTGCGGCGCGAAGCACGCGATCGTCGGGTTCACCGAGTCGGTCGTCAGCGAGCTGCGCAACGAGGGCAGCAACGTCACGGTCTCGCGGGTCGACATGCCCGCGCTCAACACGATCCAGTTCAACTGGGTGAAGTCGAAGTTGCCACACCACCCGCAGCCCGTGGCGCCGATCTACCAGCCCGAGGTCGGGGCCCGCGCCATCGCGACGGTCGCCGAGCGGCCACGCCCGCGGACGTGGGTCGGAGAGTCGACCGTCTACACGATCATCGGGAACCGGATCAGCGGCCGGTTCGCGGACTGGTACGCCGCCCGCACGCTCGTCGACGGCCAGCAGGCGCCACAGAAGGACGAGCCGATGCTGCCCGACAACCTCTACGAGCCGGTGCCGGGGGACCACGGTGCGCACGGGATCTTCGACGACACCGCCCACGCGTGGTCGCCGCAGACCTGGTTCGTCGAGCACCGCCGCCTCGGGTCCGCGATCCTCGCGGGCGCGATCGGCGTGGCCGGCGTCGTCGCCACCGCCACCCGTTCCGTGGGTCGCGGCCGATGA
- a CDS encoding MFS transporter gives MTTLTPARKTAALLALALGGFAIGTTEFVAMGLLPNLASSLLHHQYVVDPEAGIAHAGWLVSAYALGVVVGAPTIAAAAARFPRKQLLLGLLVGFTLATVASAVLPSFGLVLAARFVAGLPHGAYFGIASLVAAEIMGPGSRGKGVSMVLGGLTIANVVGVPLVTFIGQHAGWRAAYLIVAALFALTFVAVATLVPFHPAEPGASFRRELRAFRVPQVWIMMACGAIGFGGFFAVYSYISPLVQHVTHLPVSFVPFVLVTVGVGMTVGNIAGGHFADVDLRRATYVGFAALIAALLLVTLTAATVVGLFVGMFALGATSSMISPSVQSRLMDVAGESKGIAAALNHSAFNIGNSLGALLGGSAIAAGWGYAAPGWIGIVLALLGLGIITISFSMERRTNRRTALARDQHPRTGPITSPVPTV, from the coding sequence ATGACCACGCTCACGCCCGCGCGCAAGACCGCGGCGCTCCTCGCGCTCGCCCTCGGTGGGTTCGCCATCGGCACGACCGAGTTCGTCGCGATGGGCCTCCTGCCGAACCTCGCGTCCTCCCTGCTGCACCACCAGTACGTGGTCGACCCCGAGGCCGGCATCGCCCACGCAGGCTGGCTGGTCAGCGCCTACGCGCTCGGCGTCGTCGTCGGCGCTCCGACGATCGCGGCGGCGGCGGCGCGGTTCCCCCGTAAGCAGCTCCTGCTCGGCCTGCTCGTGGGCTTCACGCTCGCCACGGTCGCCAGTGCGGTGCTCCCGTCGTTCGGCCTCGTCCTCGCGGCGCGGTTCGTGGCCGGCCTGCCGCACGGGGCGTACTTCGGCATCGCTTCGCTCGTCGCCGCGGAGATCATGGGCCCGGGCAGCCGCGGCAAGGGCGTGTCGATGGTGCTCGGCGGACTCACCATCGCGAACGTCGTCGGCGTCCCGCTCGTCACGTTCATCGGTCAGCACGCCGGATGGCGCGCCGCGTACCTGATCGTCGCGGCGCTGTTCGCGCTCACCTTCGTCGCGGTCGCCACGCTCGTACCGTTCCACCCGGCCGAGCCGGGCGCGTCGTTCCGGCGGGAGCTCCGCGCGTTCCGGGTCCCGCAGGTGTGGATCATGATGGCGTGCGGTGCCATCGGCTTCGGCGGCTTCTTCGCCGTGTACTCGTACATCTCACCGCTGGTGCAGCACGTCACGCACCTGCCCGTGTCGTTCGTTCCGTTCGTGCTCGTCACCGTCGGCGTCGGCATGACGGTCGGCAACATCGCGGGTGGTCACTTCGCCGACGTCGACCTGCGCCGGGCCACGTACGTCGGGTTCGCCGCGCTCATCGCCGCGCTCCTGCTCGTGACGCTCACCGCCGCGACCGTCGTCGGGCTGTTCGTCGGGATGTTCGCCCTCGGTGCCACCTCGTCCATGATCTCGCCGAGTGTCCAGTCGCGGCTCATGGACGTCGCGGGGGAGTCGAAGGGCATCGCCGCGGCGCTCAACCACTCGGCGTTCAACATCGGGAACAGCCTCGGCGCGCTCCTCGGAGGCAGCGCGATCGCCGCCGGCTGGGGCTACGCCGCCCCGGGCTGGATCGGCATCGTCCTGGCACTGCTCGGCCTCGGCATCATCACCATCAGCTTCTCGATGGAGCGGCGGACGAACCGTCGCACGGCCCTGGCGCGGGACCAGCACCCGCGCACCGGCCCGATCACGTCGCCGGTGCCGACCGTCTGA
- a CDS encoding acyltransferase family protein yields the protein MSTDVLSTAPSAPPVAPDGPAPARVRVPLWDTARFLAVTLVVIGHAIQRQTTASDHAMALYTFIYAFHIPAFGVISGYFSSSATPTAVRMRRTIAEIVVPYIVMQTIWTVVESIVEGRKQFNPTQPTWTLWFLLALGIFRLVLPYLAQLRWPLLWTVAASIGVGYLDNVDSTLSLSRAIGLMPFFVLGWQLKGWGVMDRWAGAPRRVVVWVRSAAVVVLAAWGSACVVFVRPFRSFELHHWFFYDDSYSGLGQDAWWAGFLRLGLMVLASALTASFLLLVPRRRVWLSAFGQATMYVYLLHTFVLYPIRESGVLSGPHSAWPYLLLMVALAITVAVLLATPPVRAATRWLLEPRVPLLFRRDPDQEPTSEATRAS from the coding sequence ATGAGCACGGACGTCCTCTCGACCGCGCCCTCGGCTCCTCCGGTCGCTCCCGACGGGCCTGCACCAGCGCGGGTGCGGGTGCCGTTGTGGGACACCGCGCGGTTCCTCGCGGTGACGCTGGTCGTCATCGGGCACGCGATCCAGCGGCAGACGACCGCGAGCGACCACGCGATGGCGCTCTACACGTTCATCTACGCGTTCCACATCCCGGCGTTCGGTGTGATCAGCGGGTACTTCTCGTCGTCCGCGACCCCGACCGCCGTGCGGATGCGACGCACGATCGCCGAGATCGTCGTGCCGTACATCGTCATGCAGACGATCTGGACGGTGGTGGAGTCGATCGTCGAGGGCCGGAAGCAGTTCAACCCGACGCAGCCGACGTGGACGCTCTGGTTCCTGCTCGCGCTCGGGATCTTCCGACTCGTGCTCCCCTACCTGGCGCAGCTCCGGTGGCCGCTGCTGTGGACGGTCGCCGCGAGCATCGGCGTCGGGTACCTCGACAACGTCGACTCCACCCTGTCGCTGTCCCGTGCGATCGGACTCATGCCGTTCTTCGTCCTCGGCTGGCAGCTCAAGGGCTGGGGGGTGATGGACCGGTGGGCCGGCGCGCCGCGGCGGGTGGTCGTGTGGGTGCGGTCGGCCGCGGTCGTGGTGCTCGCGGCGTGGGGCTCGGCGTGCGTCGTGTTCGTCCGGCCGTTCCGCTCGTTCGAACTGCACCACTGGTTCTTCTACGACGACTCGTACTCGGGGCTCGGGCAGGACGCCTGGTGGGCCGGGTTCTTGCGACTGGGGCTCATGGTGCTGGCGAGCGCCCTCACGGCGTCGTTCCTGCTGCTCGTCCCGCGGCGGCGGGTGTGGTTGTCGGCCTTCGGGCAGGCGACGATGTACGTGTACCTGCTGCACACCTTCGTGCTCTACCCGATCCGGGAGTCCGGGGTGCTGTCGGGTCCGCACTCGGCCTGGCCGTACCTGCTGCTCATGGTGGCGCTCGCGATCACGGTGGCCGTGCTGCTCGCGACGCCACCGGTCCGGGCCGCGACCCGGTGGCTGCTCGAGCCGCGGGTGCCGCTGCTGTTCCGGCGCGACCCGGACCAGGAGCCGACGTCGGAGGCGACGCGCGCCTCCTGA
- a CDS encoding response regulator transcription factor, with protein sequence MAAPEDPIRLALVDDHRMLLGALTEWIRGAADDITLVAAVTTWPELLTNPAFPVDVVLLDLDLKDSIPISLKISTLKTAGVTTVVMSTYSEPNVVREALGSGAMGYLVKSEGAEMIVEAIRSAHRGEPYISAELDLALNAGDVGGVPKLSAQERRVMALYGGGEPVKSVAYQLGISEETAKSYLKRIREKYRVAGFDVGTKVALRKRAITDGIIIQTDAPHGL encoded by the coding sequence GTGGCAGCTCCCGAGGACCCCATCCGACTCGCACTCGTCGACGACCACCGCATGCTGCTCGGAGCGCTCACGGAGTGGATCCGTGGAGCCGCCGACGACATCACGCTCGTCGCGGCGGTCACCACGTGGCCCGAACTCCTGACCAATCCGGCGTTCCCCGTCGACGTCGTGCTCCTCGACCTCGACCTCAAGGACTCCATCCCCATCTCCCTCAAGATCTCCACGCTGAAGACCGCGGGCGTCACGACCGTCGTCATGAGCACCTACTCGGAGCCGAACGTCGTGCGCGAGGCCCTCGGCTCCGGTGCGATGGGCTACCTCGTCAAGAGCGAGGGCGCCGAGATGATCGTCGAGGCGATCCGCTCCGCGCACCGCGGCGAGCCGTACATCTCCGCCGAGCTCGACCTGGCACTCAACGCGGGGGACGTCGGCGGCGTGCCGAAGCTGAGTGCCCAGGAGCGCCGCGTCATGGCGCTGTACGGCGGTGGCGAGCCGGTCAAGAGCGTCGCCTACCAGCTGGGGATCTCGGAGGAGACCGCGAAGAGCTACCTCAAGCGCATCCGCGAGAAGTACCGGGTCGCGGGCTTCGACGTCGGCACGAAGGTCGCCCTGCGGAAGCGTGCGATCACCGACGGCATCATCATCCAGACGGACGCTCCGCACGGGCTTTGA
- a CDS encoding ATP-binding protein, with amino-acid sequence MDLIAQERDRLLRTTTRVVGIVCALVSVVAVLCAGSIPTAPLVVGLLGVAVLVGALWGVGANGAWYWTVLAVVGGVGALVALTQSVGDAGDRDVVAAGLVPLAAGGLSSLVMSQRGRPALLVLVLLSGVAAVGIVVWTCRSPFASPVGGVLLGWVLTCVIAYWVSLSIPRVARRIFSIGNAHRAERQASETEAQRRQGARLLHDTVLATLTLLAHSGVGVSEQAMREQAAEDARLLRHLRLGATPQPQESNGYTLTQTEESPLGQTLESVKQRFGRMGLEVSWHGTGQVLLPTHVLDAFLLALAECLENVRRHAGVAEAHVTIVHDTSMVRAMVTDSGVGFEIDSINEERLGFKESVVNRLREVGGDARLFSAPGSGTTVVLEAPR; translated from the coding sequence ATGGACCTCATCGCGCAAGAACGTGACCGGTTGCTCCGGACGACGACGCGCGTTGTCGGCATCGTCTGCGCACTCGTCAGCGTCGTGGCGGTCCTGTGCGCGGGCAGCATCCCGACCGCGCCGCTCGTCGTCGGGCTCCTCGGCGTCGCGGTGCTCGTCGGCGCGCTCTGGGGTGTCGGTGCGAACGGTGCCTGGTACTGGACCGTCCTGGCGGTCGTGGGCGGCGTCGGTGCCCTCGTCGCGCTCACCCAGTCGGTCGGCGACGCCGGCGACCGCGACGTCGTCGCCGCGGGCCTGGTCCCCCTCGCCGCGGGTGGCCTGTCGTCGCTCGTCATGTCGCAACGCGGCCGTCCGGCGCTGCTCGTGCTCGTGCTCCTGTCCGGCGTCGCCGCGGTCGGCATCGTCGTCTGGACGTGTCGCTCGCCGTTCGCGAGCCCCGTCGGCGGCGTGCTGCTCGGCTGGGTGCTCACCTGCGTCATCGCCTACTGGGTGTCGCTGAGCATCCCGCGGGTCGCTCGCAGGATCTTCAGCATCGGCAACGCACACCGCGCCGAGCGGCAGGCGAGCGAGACCGAGGCCCAGCGTCGCCAGGGGGCCCGCCTCCTGCACGACACCGTCCTCGCGACCCTGACGCTCCTCGCCCACTCCGGGGTCGGCGTCTCGGAGCAGGCGATGCGCGAGCAGGCAGCGGAGGACGCCCGACTGCTCCGCCACCTCCGCCTCGGCGCGACCCCGCAGCCCCAGGAGTCGAACGGCTACACGCTGACCCAGACCGAGGAGTCACCCCTCGGGCAGACCCTCGAGTCCGTCAAGCAGCGGTTCGGCCGCATGGGACTCGAGGTGAGCTGGCACGGCACCGGTCAGGTCCTCCTGCCCACACACGTGCTCGACGCATTCCTGCTCGCGCTCGCCGAGTGCCTGGAGAACGTGCGCCGCCACGCGGGTGTCGCCGAGGCGCACGTCACGATCGTCCACGACACGAGCATGGTCCGCGCCATGGTGACCGACTCTGGCGTCGGGTTCGAGATCGACTCCATCAACGAGGAGCGCCTCGGGTTCAAGGAGAGCGTCGTGAACCGCCTCCGCGAGGTCGGCGGCGACGCCCGCCTGTTCTCGGCGCCCGGCTCGGGCACGACGGTCGTCCTGGAGGCCCCGCGATGA
- a CDS encoding bifunctional o-acetylhomoserine/o-acetylserine sulfhydrylase, with translation MTETTDPTTWRFETTQVHAGARPDPTTGARATPIYKTTSYVFESSDHARDLFALAAPGNIYSRIMNPTNDVVEQRIAALEGGTGALLVSSGQAAETYAVLNIAGAGDHIVSSSSIYGGTYNLFKYTLAKLGIETTFVEDQDDPDEWRRAVRPNTKLFFAETIGNPKINVLDIATVSAVAHDAGVPLIVDNTIATPYLIRPFEHGADIVVHSATKFLGGHGTVIGGVLVDGGRFPWSQHAERFPELNQPDPSYHGAVFTQAVGDGLAYVVKARVQLLRDLGASNSPDTAFALLQGIETLSLRIERHVQNAQEIAEWLDRHPDVATVAYAGLPTSPWYAAATKYAPKGVGAVLSFELKGGVDAGRALVDNLSLFSHLANIGDVRSLVIHPASTTHSQLTPEQQLTTGVTPGLVRLSVGIENVADLIADLEAGLAAARRVAEAGLTA, from the coding sequence ATGACCGAGACCACCGACCCGACGACCTGGCGTTTCGAGACGACGCAGGTGCACGCGGGTGCCCGACCGGACCCGACGACGGGGGCGCGCGCGACGCCGATCTACAAGACGACGTCGTACGTCTTCGAGAGCTCGGACCACGCCCGCGACCTGTTCGCCCTGGCCGCGCCGGGCAACATCTACTCGCGGATCATGAACCCGACGAACGACGTCGTCGAGCAGCGCATCGCGGCGCTCGAGGGTGGTACGGGCGCCCTGCTCGTGTCCTCCGGGCAGGCGGCCGAGACGTACGCCGTGCTCAACATCGCGGGCGCCGGCGACCACATCGTGTCCTCGTCGTCGATCTACGGCGGCACGTACAACCTGTTCAAGTACACGCTCGCCAAGCTCGGCATCGAGACGACGTTCGTCGAGGACCAGGACGACCCGGACGAGTGGCGCCGGGCCGTGCGGCCGAACACGAAGCTCTTCTTCGCCGAGACGATCGGCAACCCGAAGATCAACGTGCTCGACATCGCGACGGTGTCCGCCGTCGCCCACGACGCCGGTGTGCCCCTCATCGTCGACAACACCATCGCGACGCCGTACCTCATCCGTCCGTTCGAGCACGGCGCCGACATCGTGGTGCACTCGGCGACGAAGTTCCTCGGCGGCCACGGCACCGTGATCGGCGGCGTGCTCGTGGACGGCGGCCGGTTCCCGTGGTCACAGCACGCCGAGCGGTTCCCGGAGCTGAACCAGCCCGACCCGTCGTACCACGGCGCCGTGTTCACGCAGGCGGTCGGGGACGGCCTCGCGTACGTCGTCAAGGCGCGGGTGCAGCTCCTCCGCGACCTCGGTGCTTCGAACTCGCCGGACACCGCATTCGCGCTGCTCCAGGGCATCGAGACGCTGAGCCTGCGGATCGAGCGACACGTGCAGAACGCGCAGGAGATCGCGGAGTGGCTCGACCGTCACCCGGACGTCGCGACGGTCGCGTATGCCGGACTGCCGACGAGCCCCTGGTACGCCGCGGCCACGAAGTACGCCCCGAAGGGCGTCGGCGCGGTGCTGTCGTTCGAGCTCAAGGGCGGCGTCGACGCCGGCCGGGCGTTGGTCGACAACCTGTCGCTGTTCAGTCACCTGGCGAACATCGGTGACGTGCGGTCCCTCGTGATCCACCCGGCGTCGACGACGCACTCGCAGCTCACGCCCGAGCAGCAGCTCACCACGGGCGTGACGCCGGGTCTCGTCCGCCTGTCGGTGGGCATCGAGAACGTCGCGGACCTCATCGCCGACCTGGAGGCCGGGCTCGCCGCCGCGCGTCGGGTCGCCGAGGCGGGCCTCACCGCCTGA
- a CDS encoding recombinase family protein has protein sequence MRVVGYARLSRATEESTAIVRQGQAIADTARARGWELVGIEEDNDVSATRTRLNRPGLNAARERLARGEADAVLVWKLDRLARSVVDFGLLLDAGLQIISCTESLDTTTAMGRAMAEILQVFAAMEARTIGARVSSARRHLPTVGRFPGGVVPYGYRVVPHPSGVGRALEPEPAEAEAVRLAATHVLGGQSVYAVCKSLNEAGIKPRRAAQWSASSLQRLLRSDAVLGRVRVGTEYAKGPDGKKRKVRSATVLRDEHGMPVQQWEPILSLDEVERLRALTQRTTTPGRAKATAEGRRRKASRVLSGLISCPGCGGTLVAKIRRSAGNPVYACQASAQGRKCERGVVVECDRVEAEVERQFLAVFGRYAVVEERVRVRETGELARVTEAIRTTSEELQHPGADIRALAERLTKLHAERVRLDAVPSNPVSELVETGRSFAEEWGARDYLGRRELLIGCGAVIELAYAKQRGKWDPTRVSLSFDRR, from the coding sequence ATGCGAGTAGTTGGATACGCCCGTCTGTCCCGGGCCACGGAAGAGAGCACAGCAATAGTGCGACAGGGCCAGGCGATCGCTGACACAGCGCGGGCCCGCGGCTGGGAGCTCGTCGGGATTGAGGAGGACAACGATGTTTCAGCGACTCGGACACGACTGAACCGGCCGGGCCTCAACGCCGCCCGTGAGCGCCTAGCACGTGGCGAAGCGGATGCCGTGCTCGTCTGGAAGCTTGACCGCCTAGCTCGGTCCGTTGTGGACTTCGGTCTGCTCTTGGACGCCGGGCTTCAAATCATCTCCTGCACGGAATCGCTCGACACGACCACGGCGATGGGCCGCGCAATGGCCGAAATCCTTCAGGTGTTCGCCGCTATGGAAGCCCGCACTATTGGCGCGCGCGTCTCGTCCGCTCGTCGTCACCTTCCAACGGTCGGCCGCTTCCCTGGGGGAGTTGTGCCCTACGGGTACAGGGTGGTCCCGCACCCGTCCGGAGTCGGCCGAGCGTTGGAGCCGGAACCCGCGGAGGCGGAGGCGGTCCGCCTCGCTGCCACGCATGTCCTCGGCGGTCAATCGGTCTACGCGGTCTGCAAGAGCCTGAACGAGGCCGGGATCAAGCCCCGTCGGGCGGCTCAGTGGAGCGCTTCGTCCCTTCAGCGCCTCCTCCGCTCCGACGCCGTCCTGGGTCGTGTGCGCGTCGGCACGGAGTATGCGAAGGGGCCCGACGGCAAGAAGCGCAAGGTCCGCTCTGCAACGGTGCTCCGAGATGAGCACGGCATGCCCGTTCAGCAGTGGGAGCCGATCCTCTCCCTCGACGAGGTCGAGCGTCTCAGGGCGCTGACGCAGCGGACGACGACGCCGGGCCGCGCGAAGGCGACTGCTGAAGGTCGGCGGCGCAAGGCTTCCCGTGTGCTGTCGGGATTGATCTCGTGCCCCGGATGCGGCGGCACTCTCGTTGCGAAGATTCGCCGCTCGGCCGGAAATCCCGTTTACGCATGCCAGGCGTCCGCCCAGGGGCGGAAGTGCGAGCGCGGTGTCGTCGTGGAGTGCGACCGCGTCGAGGCTGAAGTCGAACGGCAATTTCTCGCCGTCTTCGGTCGGTACGCCGTCGTCGAGGAGCGGGTCCGTGTTCGGGAGACAGGAGAGCTCGCGCGAGTGACAGAGGCCATCCGGACCACGTCTGAAGAGCTCCAGCACCCCGGCGCTGACATCCGCGCTCTCGCTGAGCGACTTACGAAGCTGCACGCTGAGCGCGTGCGCCTCGATGCGGTTCCGAGCAATCCGGTGTCGGAGCTCGTCGAGACCGGAAGGTCGTTCGCCGAGGAGTGGGGAGCTCGCGACTACCTCGGTCGCCGCGAGCTTTTGATCGGGTGCGGCGCCGTGATTGAGCTTGCGTACGCGAAACAGCGCGGCAAGTGGGACCCGACACGGGTGTCGCTCTCGTTCGACCGTCGCTAG
- a CDS encoding homoserine O-acetyltransferase, producing the protein MDWQTTPEDSVPSTLVPGPALLGGGLGIVGKPPVTGAWRPGDPAGSRRFLDLGAVTVRGGVLPSTRVAYESWGELDAERSNAVLVFHALTGDSHVTGPAGPGHRTAGWWEDVVGPGRAIDTDRWFVVAPNMLGGCQGTTGPSALAPDGVEWGSRFPFLTVRDQVGVQARLADHLGIDRFAAVVGGSMGGMHALEFAVTYPERVERLAVLSAPAQTTADQIAGNSLQRAAIQMDPGYAGGDYFDAEPGDGPHRGLALARRMALLTYRAPDELNGRFARSWQSDVSPLGDDGRFSVESYLDFHGNKFTRRFDADSYLTLLHAMDSHDVGTGRGGVVPALGRVRARTLVVGITSDRLFPLEDQDRIAAGIPDTLDGDRATVIASAYGHDGFLIEHEAVGRHLRRLLHDA; encoded by the coding sequence ATGGACTGGCAGACGACCCCGGAGGACTCGGTCCCCTCGACCCTGGTCCCCGGTCCCGCCCTGCTCGGTGGCGGCCTCGGGATCGTCGGCAAGCCACCGGTGACGGGCGCCTGGCGACCCGGCGACCCGGCGGGCTCCCGCCGGTTCCTGGACCTCGGCGCCGTGACCGTCCGCGGCGGGGTGCTCCCGTCGACCCGCGTCGCCTACGAGAGCTGGGGCGAACTCGACGCCGAGCGCTCGAACGCCGTGCTCGTGTTCCACGCGCTCACCGGCGACTCGCACGTCACCGGCCCGGCGGGGCCCGGACACCGGACTGCCGGCTGGTGGGAGGACGTCGTCGGCCCCGGTCGGGCGATCGACACCGACCGGTGGTTCGTCGTCGCGCCGAACATGCTCGGCGGCTGCCAGGGCACGACGGGGCCGTCCGCACTCGCCCCCGACGGCGTCGAGTGGGGATCGCGGTTCCCGTTCCTCACCGTCCGCGACCAGGTGGGCGTCCAGGCGCGCCTGGCGGACCATCTGGGCATCGACCGGTTCGCGGCGGTCGTCGGCGGTTCGATGGGCGGCATGCACGCCCTCGAGTTCGCCGTGACGTACCCGGAGCGGGTCGAGCGGCTGGCGGTGCTGTCGGCACCGGCGCAGACCACGGCGGACCAGATCGCGGGGAACTCCCTGCAGCGCGCCGCGATCCAGATGGACCCCGGGTATGCCGGCGGCGACTACTTCGACGCCGAACCCGGCGACGGCCCGCACCGCGGCCTCGCGCTCGCCCGCCGGATGGCGCTCCTGACCTACCGCGCTCCCGACGAGCTCAACGGGCGGTTCGCCCGGAGCTGGCAGAGCGATGTGTCGCCGCTCGGCGACGACGGACGGTTCTCGGTCGAGAGCTACCTCGACTTCCACGGGAACAAGTTCACCCGGCGGTTCGACGCCGACTCGTACCTGACGCTCCTGCACGCGATGGACTCCCACGACGTCGGGACCGGCCGAGGCGGCGTCGTCCCGGCACTCGGGCGGGTCCGTGCCCGCACCCTCGTCGTCGGGATCACGAGCGACCGCTTGTTCCCCCTCGAGGACCAGGACCGCATCGCCGCGGGCATCCCGGACACCCTCGACGGCGACCGCGCGACGGTCATCGCGAGCGCGTACGGACACGACGGCTTCCTCATCGAGCACGAGGCCGTGGGGCGACACCTCCGGCGGCTGCTGCACGACGCGTGA